Genomic DNA from Corallococcus silvisoli:
CGCCTGCGACTGGGTGATGCGCTCACCGATGTACTCGATGATGCGCGCCCCCTTGCGGATGCGGCGGGTGGCGAAGGCGCCCATGCCCTGGATGGGGGACTGGCGCAGCTCGAAGGGGATCGACGGGGTCTGCTGGAAGGAAGGGGAAGTCATCATCGGGATGGGAGCGGCTGGGGCGGGTGCGTGTTCAACCAGGACGCTGCCTTGAGGCGCGGTGTAGCGTGCCGCAGTCAAGCGCGCGAAGAAAGGCACTCGATGATGCGGTGGTGGCTCGTGGTGGGCGCGGTGAACGCTTTCCTGTCCGTGGCGGCGGGCGCCTTCGGGGCGCATGCCCTGAAGGCCCGGCTCTCCCAGGACCTGCAGGTCATCTTTGAAACCGGGGCGCGCTACCACATGTACCACGCGCTCGCGCTGGTGGCGGTGGGGCTGCTGGGCGCGGTGCGTCCCTCGGCGCTGCTGTCCTCCGCCGGGTGGGCGATGCTCGCGGGCATCGTCCTGTTCTCCGGCAGCCTCTACGCGCTCGCCCTCTCCGGGGTGCGCGTGCTGGGCGCCATCACGCCGCTGGGCGGCCTGGGCTTCCTGGCCGGCTGGGTGCTCTTCGCCGTGGCCGCGTGGCGCACCGCCCCGTGAGGCGAGGGGCCGTCACTCCTTCAACAGGGGCGGCAGCGGGTAGATGGCGTCCAGGTCGCGGTGGTTGCGCAGCCCGCAGGCCTCGCGCTGCACGGTGAGGTTCCAGCGCAGCCGCTCCGCCTCCTTCCAGACCGCGCGGTACGCCGCGTAGCCCTCCATCCGCGCGATGCCCCGCAGGGCGCGCAGCGCCTGCTCCGCCTGGGCAAGGTGCGCGAGCGCCTCCTCCAGCTTGTCGCCAGAGCGGCGCAACCCGGAGGCGCGCTCGCGCTGGAAGTCCGCTTCCACGGGCAGCAGGGCGTTGATGTTCACCGGTCGGGCCATGGCCTCCCCCTAACAGCGAGGCCAGCGCTTCGCAGCGGCCTCGGTGCCCCTGACCTCCTCATGGGCGCCAGGCAGGCAGGCGGGCCTAGCCGCCCGAGAGGGTCGGCGAGGGAGCGTCCTTCGCCTCGGGGAGCGCCTCGACACCGGGCCATCCCAGCCGCCAGGCCTCGCGGGCCCAGGCGATTCCCGCGCCCAGCACCATCGCGTTCCGGGCGAGGAGCAGCAGCGTGAACGACGGCTGGATTCCCGTCCGGTACGTGCTCCCCGCGAAGATGCCCCGGGTGATGGCGGCGGCCACCAGCAGCGCGGCGGCCGGCCCCACCGAGCCCGACAGCAGCGCGAGCGCGGCGGCCCCGGTGAGCCAGATGAGGTACTGCGGGCTCAGCACCGGATTGAGGATGACGAAGGCCACGAGCGGGACCCCGGCCAGCCGGGCCAGGTCCTCCATGTGCACGGGGGGCCTGCGCCACGCGCCACGCACGGACACCGCCGCGGCCAGCAGCGAGCCCGCCACCCACAGCTGGCGCGTGACGGCGCGAACCGCCTCGGCATCCGGCCCCTGGAGCTCATAGGCGGCGGGCGCGTGGACCCACTGCGCGTGGGCGAACCCCAGCAGGTGCGCGGCCCACAGCAGGCCCGCGCTCAGCGACTCCACCTGGAGGCCCCGCTCGACGTGGAAGGACGCGAACTTCCACCACGGCCACACGAAGCTCAGCGGCACCAGGGGCAACACGCCCGCGGCCAGCCCCGCGACCAGCGCGCGCGTGGGCTTCGCGCCCCGCCGCCAGCACACGGCCAGGGCGAGCGGCACGAGCACCGCCGGGTACAGCTTGGTGACGGCCCCCACCGCGAGCGCCACGCCGGCCCAGCCCTCGCGGCGGCGCATCAGGGCCACCAGCGCGAACAGGGTGAGCGCCGCCGGGAGGAGGTCGTAGCGCTTGAGGTAGTGCAGGCTCTGGATCCAGCTCACGACCGAGTACGCCGCGAACGGCGCCCACGCGCGCCACCCGGTCCCCCACCTGCGCGCGCCCTCGGACAGGAGCAGCCACTTGATGAGCGCGTCGAACAGCGTGAGCTGGAGGCCGAAGGCGAGGATGAAGCCGCGCACGTCGCCGCCCACCCAGGTCGCCGGCACGAACCACAGGAGCGCGTAGGGCGGGTACTCGAAGCGGAAGTCGCGGTTGGGGACCGCGCCGTCCAGGAACGCCCGGGCCGTGTTGAAGTACAGCGGCAGGTCGCCCTCGCGCGAGGAGAACGCATAGAGCGCGAGCGGCAACACGCTCACGGCGAGCGCGAGCCAGTGCGGGGGCCCGGGCCGGAAGCGGAAGGGCGCGGGCGGAGTCGGTTCGGACACGGGGTGGCACTCTGCCCACGGAAAGGGGGCGCTGTCGCCGGGAAAGGCGCCCGGCCCCTCCCCTGCCCGGGCC
This window encodes:
- a CDS encoding DUF423 domain-containing protein, yielding MMRWWLVVGAVNAFLSVAAGAFGAHALKARLSQDLQVIFETGARYHMYHALALVAVGLLGAVRPSALLSSAGWAMLAGIVLFSGSLYALALSGVRVLGAITPLGGLGFLAGWVLFAVAAWRTAP
- a CDS encoding glycosyltransferase 87 family protein, translating into MSEPTPPAPFRFRPGPPHWLALAVSVLPLALYAFSSREGDLPLYFNTARAFLDGAVPNRDFRFEYPPYALLWFVPATWVGGDVRGFILAFGLQLTLFDALIKWLLLSEGARRWGTGWRAWAPFAAYSVVSWIQSLHYLKRYDLLPAALTLFALVALMRRREGWAGVALAVGAVTKLYPAVLVPLALAVCWRRGAKPTRALVAGLAAGVLPLVPLSFVWPWWKFASFHVERGLQVESLSAGLLWAAHLLGFAHAQWVHAPAAYELQGPDAEAVRAVTRQLWVAGSLLAAAVSVRGAWRRPPVHMEDLARLAGVPLVAFVILNPVLSPQYLIWLTGAAALALLSGSVGPAAALLVAAAITRGIFAGSTYRTGIQPSFTLLLLARNAMVLGAGIAWAREAWRLGWPGVEALPEAKDAPSPTLSGG